The following DNA comes from Deinobacterium chartae.
GACATTCTGACGCTCTGATCCCGCTTACCGGGCGCGGGGGGAAGCCGATAAGGCTTCCCCCCGCGCCCTTGTCCGACCCGGGTCTTACAGGGCGAGGTCCTCGGGTTCGGTCAGGAAATCCACCGCGCCGCTGCCGATCTCGTAGTAAGCACCGATCACCCGGATGCTGCCTTTCTCCTCGGCCTGCTGGACCAGCGCGTTGCGGCGCAGCAGCGACACCTGGTAGCGCACGTTGTGCGTGACGGCCTCGCGCATGCGGGCCTTGCGGTCGCGGATGTAGGGCAGGCCGTGCACCGCCGGACGGATGCGCTCGATCAGCGTGCGCAGGTTCTCGGGCTCCTCGGCCAGTTTCTCCGGAGGCAGCATGGCCGCGCTCACGGCGCCGCAGCCCTCGTGCCCCATCACCACCAGCAGCTTCACGCCCAGGTGCTCGACCGCGAACTCCACGCTGCCCAGCGTATCCGGAGTGATGACCTGCCCGGCCACCCGAATGATGAACAGGTGCCCGAAGCCCTGGTCAAAGACCATTTCGACCGGGACACGGCTGTCCGAGCAGCCGATGACCGCTGCGAACGGCGACTGCGAGATGATCTGTGCGCGGCGCTCGTTGGCGCTGAGCTCGGGTCGTCGGCTCTGTCCGCCAAAGAAGCGGGCGTTGCCGTGTTTGAGGGCCACGATGGCTTCCTCGGGTGTTTGGATGCTCAGCGGGCGCAGGGCCGCGATCTCTTCCATGCTGGCCCCACGGCGTACGGCATCCATCAGGCTGGCATCAAAGTCAGGGGACTCGCTCATGCGTTCTACCTTACCGGGCCGGGCAGCGGTACGCCAAGCGGGTTTCCGAGAGTCTTCGTGCAGGGATCAGGCGTCACGGCGCAGCTTCATCGCCAGGAACCATGCGGCGCAAAACAGCCCGCTAGACAGCAAAAATACCACGTTATACCCGGCTGCGTCGGCCAGCAGCCCCCCGATGACCGGGGCGAACAGCGCCAGACCCACCAGCGTGTTCAGCACCCCGATGTACCGGCTGCGGGCGTGTGTCGGAGCGATGTTGAGCAGGTGGTTGGTGTGTCCCAGGTTGAATCCTTGCGTGGCCACGCTCGAGCACACGAACACGGCCAGATAGCTCCAGCGTGCTCCCGGCGGCAGTGCGAGCGCGATGATCGGGGCCAGTGCGGCAAAAAAGGCCGAGTAGCGGATGATGCGCCTCGAGCCGTGCCGCTGGGCCACCCGGGTCCAGATCACGTTGGACAGCGGGGCCACACCGGTTAAGGTCATCAGAAAGACTCCCAACATCGAGGCGGGCATCTCGAGGACCCGCAGGGCGTACACGGCGTAGAACGGCTCGGCCATGGTCGCGAAGGCCAGCAGCAGGCGCACGCCCAAAAAGGCGCGGAAGGCCGGGTCCGAGCGTAGGGTGAAGGGTATCAGCCGCAGTTCCTCGAGGACGCTGGCGCGCGGCAGCGGTTCGTCGGGCGGCTCGGTGACCCGTCCAAAGACCGCGTAGCCGACCGTGTAAGCGACCGTGCCGATCGCGAAGATCAGGGTGTAGTTGTACGGAAAGGGCAGGTCGGAGGCCAGGATCTGCCGCACCCCCAGCCCGGCCAGGAAGGCCAGCAGGCCGCCCCACAGGTTGCGGGTGCCGAAAAAGGACGCACGCCGCTCGCTGGGAATCACCTTGGAGACCACCTCGAGGAACGGCAGGCCCGACACCCCCGAGGCGAAGGCGTTGATGATCATGCCCGCGATGAAGCTGGCCAGCAGCCAGCCGGGATGGTCGATCAACAGGGCGCTGGAGAGCACCATCCACACGTAGGTGAGGGCGCGTATGGTGGCGGCCGAGCGGTAGACCGGCAGTTTGTACGGATGGGCGCGGACGATGCCGGCGATGATCAGTTGGGGCAGCATCCAGCCGCCCTGCTGGATGGCGGGCAGCAGACCGATGATGGCGTTGGAAGCACCCAGCTTCGCGGCGAAGGCGGCCAGGACCACGGTGGCGTTCATGAAGCCGTCGCCGACGAAGACCAGCCATCCGTTGTAGACGCCGAGGCGATAATTGCGATCCCAGGTCGGACGGCGGGAAGGGCGGACACTCACGGGGCTTACTTTACTCCCGTCACCCGCCTGGGAAGTCAGGTAACCGCGCGGGGCCGCGCGGTAGACTGGGCCATGCTCACCCTTATCGCCGACCTCGGCGACCTGCTGCGGCTTCACGCCGCCTACAACGCCGCGACCGTGGTCGAGCTCGCCCGCGCGGCGGGCGGCCCGGTTCATCTCGCCTCGCCCCCGGACCCCGAGTCGCCGGTGCGCGCCGCCCTCGAGGTCAGCGGCCTGGAACTGCGCGAGGTCGCACCGGACTGGGCCTGGGCCGAGGGCGAGGCCGAGCAGATGCGCGAGTTCTTGCAAGCTTACCCGCAGGGGCAAGAGCGCCTGCGCGCGGCGGGTCAGGCGCAGCGCGCGCTGGCCGAGGCGCTCGCGGGCACGCTGACTGCCGCCCGGGTGCACGGGCCCGAGCTGCTGGGCGCCGCCGACGCCTACCACCGCTTGGTGCGCGAGCAGCTCGGAGAGGGACCGGGAAACGCGCACCGCAAGCGGCGTCTCGAGGCGCTGCGCTCACGGCTCGAGGGGGCAAGCGGGGTGCTGGTTGCCCCGCTCGACGACCTGCCCGAGTTGCTGCGCGTTCTGCCGGATGCGCGCTTGCCCGCGCTAGGCGATTTCCGGCCCGGCGAGAGCTCGCGCCTGCGGGCGCTGGCCGACCGCGCGCTGCGCCTCGAGGAGGGCGATGACCTCGAGGCGCTGGTGCGCAACCTGCTCGAGGCCGAGGGAGACGCGCTGACCCCCGGAGCCGAGCTGCGCTACGCCGCCGCGAACGTGTACCTGGCCGTGGGAGACCTGCCGAGCGCCCGCAGCCTGCTCGAGGAGGCCGGGCACGCGCAGCTCGAGCGCCCGCCGCGTTACCTGTTCGGGCTGGTGTACGCCCGTCTGGGGCAGGTGCGCGACGCGCTGGGCGACCGTGAGAACGCGCTGCGCGCCTACCGCGCCGTACTGGCCCTGCCCTGGGCGCCGCAGGCGGCCCTCGAGGCGGCCCGCGCGGGACTGGAGCTGCCCTTCACGCTCGAGGTGGAGGAACGCTAGCGGACCCGCTCGAGCGTCCAGGCGACCATGTCGATGCGGCGGGCAAAGTGCGCCAGCGCTGGCGCACCGGGCAGGTGCAGCCCCCAGCCCTCGGCCAGGGTGTTGGCTTCCAAGGTCACCTCGGCGGGTTGCAGCGGCCAGCGCGCGTGGTGGATGTGACCGCGCCACAGCCGCTCTCCCTGCGCGGAGTACAGGCAGTACCGCTCGGTCAGCCACGCCTCGAGGCTGCCCGGCTGCGCGAGGTAGACCGGACCGCTGGGCCGGTAGCGCGCGCGGAACTCGGCGGGCGGAGCGCGGCGGTGCGTGCGCCTCGAGGTGTAGTCAACCGCCGCGCCCTGGCGTAGCACCTGCATGCGGGCGTCGAAGTAGGGGAGATGAAAGCTGCTGCGCGCGCCGCGCACTGCCAACGGGTTGGCGGCGTCGAGGCTGAAGAACCACACGCCCGGCTTGCCCCCGTGCGTCTCGCCCGGCACGCGCACGTAGGTGCGCAGGTTCAGTTCGGGAAAGTACGACAGGCCCGGAAGCGGCGGAATCCCGCGCGGACGCACGTCGGCCATCCGGAAGGGAACGGCTCCCAGCCAGGCTTGCCCGTCGAAGGTGTCGAGCTCGAGGCCGCCAGGCAGGTGGGGGCGCAGCGTCTCGGGTGGAACCGGCCAGTGCAAGAACAGCAGGTCCTGCCAGCTCATCCACATCACCCAGGGAGCCTTGGGCAGCGGCCAGGGACGGTGATCGTACAGCTGCAGCGGGCGCAGGGCTGCCGCCTGTGGCGAGAGCGGCCTCACAGAAAGCGGGAGCGCCATTCGGGGCGTGGGAGCAGGCAGGCTTCACGCCGCCCGAAGATGCGGTAGCGGTTGCGGGCGATCAGGCAGTAGACCGCGTCGCGCAACGGGCGCGGCAGCAGGATCAGAACGTACAGCAAACGCCAGGGGCCTCCCAGACCGCGTGCGATGCACAGCGCGGCGTCGCTGCGCAGGTAGGTGCGCCCGCCCTCGAGCAGCACGAACGAGTCGGTGTCTTCGGGGACCTGCCCGGCCGCTCGCAGGCGCTGGCCGGTCTCGGACTGCAGTGAGGCGAAGCGGAAACGCGCCTGCGGGTCGCGCAGCAAGATGAACTGCACCGCACCGTTGCACAGGTTGCACACACCGTCGAACAGGATCACGCCAGGCTGCAAGGAGGGCCCGCTCATGCCCTCACGCTAGCACGCGCATGAGCCGGGCGCGGTGAGGCGAAACGCAGAGTGAAAAAATGTCGCGAGCAAAAGTGCAAAAAAAGCGCCCCGGAAGGGGCGCCATAAACAGCGGTGCGCGGGTTTAGCGCTTGCTGAACTGCGGAGCGCGACGGGCCTTCTTGAGGCCGAACTTCTTGCGCTCGACCTCGCGGGCGTCGCGGGTCAGCAGGCCCTTGGGCTTGAGGGCCGCGCGGTAGTCGGGGTTGGCCTGGATCAGAGCGCGGGCGATGCCCAGCTTGATCGCGTCGGCCTGACCGCCGGGGCCACCACCGGTCACGGTGATGATTGCGTCATAACGGCCCAGGGTGCCGGTTTCGCGGAAGGCCTGCATGGCGTAAACGGCGCGCAGGATGCCGCGGAAGTAGATCTGGAAGTCCTTGCCGTTGACGGTGATGCGGCCTTCGCCAGGGCGCAGGAATACGCGCGCCACCGAAGCCTTGCGGCGACCGGTTCCGTAGTACTGTTCCATCACTTGATCTCCAGTTTGACGGGCTGCTGCGCGACGTGCGGGTGCTGGCTGCCCGAGTAGACCTTCAGGCGGGTGTGCAGCGCGCGGCCCAGGCGACCCTTGGGCAGCATGCCGAACACCGCGTGCTCGATCACGCGCTCAGGGTGCTTGCCCAGCGCCACGCGGGCGGTCTCGGTCTTGAGGCCACCCTGGTAGCCGGTGTAGCGGGTGTACACCTTCTGGTCGAGCTTGTTGCCGGTCAGAACCACCTTGTCGGCGTTGATCACGACCACGAAGTCGCCCATCGCCACGTTGGGGGTGAAGTCCGGGCGGTGCTTGCCACGGATTAAGGTGGCGATCTGAGTGGCGAGGCGACCCAGGGTATGGCCCTCGGCGTCAATGAGCACCCAGCGGGCGTCGGTTTCTTTTGGCACGTACGTCTTGTGCATCTCGCGTGCTCCAAAGCGGGGGAATTAGCTTTTTGGCATCGAGCACGCAAACTCGGGGAAATTCGCGGCTCAGCCCCGTCGCCAACGGTCGTTTTGGCCCTACCAAGCACAAAACACTAAAGGCAAGTGTACCACTCGGCCGCATACAACTCAAGGCTTTTTTGCGCTCAGTTCCCCAGGATGTCTTGCAGGTACTCCATGGCGAGGCGGTAGCCCAAAAAGCCCAGGCCGCTGATCTTGCCGCGGCACACCCCGGCCGTGACCGAGACGTGCCGGAAGCTCTCGCGGGCGTCCACGTTCGAGATGTGGACCTCCACCACCGGCAGGCGCTGTCCGGCGATCGCGTCGCGCAGCGCGTACGAGTAGTGGGTCAGCGCCCCCGGATTGATGACGATGCCGGAAAAGCCGTGCTCCTCGGCCTCCTGAATCCACTCGAGCAGCTGTCCCTCGAAGTTGCTCTGGCGGCACGACACCGCAAGGCCCAGCTCGGCCCCCCAGGCCTCGCACTGCGCCTCGAGGTCGACCAGGGTCGCACTCCCGTAGGTCTGCGGTTCGCGGGTGCCGAGCATGTTCAGGTTGGGTCCGTTGAGGATCAGGATCATGGGGCTCCTTTGGATTTAGCGCTCAGGTTTCGCGCCCAGTATAGCCCGCACGTCCGTCACGAAGCGCTCGAAGGCCACGCGCTGCCGTTCGGGGCTCACCCGGGCGAGATACGCCTCTCCCACATCGCGCAGCAGCGTGAAGCGCACGCCCCTCGAGTCGGCCTTTTTGTCGCGGTTCATCAGCACCGCCAGGTCCTCGAACGAAGCCCGAGGCAGCGGCCCGGGGCGCATCCAGGCCAAGAACTTGGCGGTGCGCTCGGTCAGGTCGGCCCCGCCTTCGAGGTAGGACAAGATGGCCGCGTAATGCAGTCCGTAGGCCACGGCCTCGCCGTGCGTCAGCGCGTGCCGTGAGGCGGCCTCGAGGGCGTGGCCCAGCGTGTGGCCCAGGTTCAGATAGGCACGTTCGCCCGCCTCGTGCGGATCGCGCGCCACCACCCCGGCCTTGACCGCCACCGAGCGGGCCACCGCCTCGAGGAACTCCGGCGAACCCACGTCCGAGCGTTCCCAGAAGCGGCCCAGCCGCGCCCGTGGATCGAGCAGGTCGTGTTTGAACATCTCGCTGACCCCCTCGCGGAAGGTACGCTCGGGCAGCGAGCGCAGCGTGTCTAAGTCGGCCGTGACCGCCGAGGCCTGGTGAAAAGCGCCCACTAAGTTCTTGCCCTCGGGCAGGTTCACGCCGGTCTTGCCACCCACCGAGGCGTCCACCACCGCCAGCAGCGTGGTGGGCACGCTGTACAGCCGCACCCCGCGCAGGTACGAGGCGGCCACGAATCCCGCCAGGTCGCTGGTCGCTCCGCCGCCCAGCGAGAGCACCGCTCCGTCGCGCGGCAGGGCATGGCGGGCGAGTTCCGAGAGCGTACGGCTGTACACCTCGAGGGTCTTGCAGGCCTCTCCGGGCGGCAGCGCCACCCGGAACTCGGCGTGGCGTGCGGCCCGCTCCACCACCTCCGCCGGAAGTGCGGCGTCGTACAGCAGGGCGACCCGTGAGACCGGAAGTTGCAGACCGTCGAGCAGACCGTAACCCAGGGTCACGTCGTAGGCGGGCTCGAGCTCAACTCTCAGTTTGATCATCGGCGTACTCCCACAGCTTCTCCACGATTTCCTCCACCACCTCAGCCGAATCGCGCCCGTCGGTGGACACGAAGATATCCCCGCGCGCGTACGCGCTCGAACGCGCCTCGAGCAGCGTCCGGATGCGCCCGATCGGGTCCTCGGTCTTCAGCAGCGGGCGGCTCGAGCGACGGGTGCGGCGGTAGATGGTTTCGGGACTGGCCGAGAGCACCACCACCGGACCGCGCGCCAGCAACAGCTCCTGGTTCTCGCGCTTGACAAAGGAGCCGCCGCCCAGCGAGACGACCACCAGGTCCAGGCGCGTGACGCGCCGCAGGATCTCGCTCTCGTACTCGCGGAAGGTCTCCTCGCCGTAGAGCTCGAAGATCTGCGGGATGGCGAGCCCGGTCACCCGCTCGATCACCTTGTCGGTATCGACAAAATGCAGCGCCAGCCGCCGCGACAGCTCCCAGCCGATGCGGCTCTTGCCGGTTCCCATAAAGCCCGCCAGCGCCACCCAGCGCACCGGCCGCTCGAGCGACGTCACGACCGGACGCCGTTGCCGGGGGCTGCTGGACATGACCGGCCCGCACCGCGTAACAGAGGATGTCGGGTCATGACAAGGCTCCTTGTGCCCGCCTGCAGGCGGGGGATCTCAGTACTCGAGGGCGTACTGCCGGTAGGCCTCGATGCGCTCTTGCAGCTCCGGCACCGTGTCCCCACCGAACTTCTCGAGGACCGCCTCGGCCAACACCTGTGCGATCACGCACTGCATGATCACGCCCGCCGCCGGAACGGCGGTGGTGTCGCTGCGCTCGCGCGCCGCATCGGCGGGCTCGCGGGTCACCACGTCCACGGTGGGCAGCGGGGTCATCAGCGTGGCAATCGGCTTGAGGGCCACGCGCACCACCAGTTCCTCACCGTCGGTCATGCCGCCCTCGAGGCCGCCCGCGCCGTTGGTGCGGCGGTGGTAGCCGCGCTCGTCACGGTAGATCGCGTCGTGCACCGCGCTGCCGGGCAGCCGCGCGGCCTGGAAGCCGTAGCCGATCTCCACGCCCTTGACCGCCTGCACGCTCATCACCGCCTGCGCGATGCGCCCGTCGAGCTTGCGGTCCCACTGGACATAGCTGCCCAGGCCGATCGGCAGTCCCCGGAAGCGCACCTCGAGGACCCCGCCCAGCGTGTCCCCGTCTTTTTTGGCCTGGTCGATGATCTCGACCATCCGCGCGCTCGCCTGGGGGTCCGGGCAGCGCACCGGGCTGCTCTCGACCGCTTCGAGCAGATCCCAGGAGAACGGCACCTGGCATTCGATGTCGCGCAGCGAGGCCACGAAGTTCACACCTTCGATCCCCAGCACCTTCAGCAGCTTGAGGGACACGGCCCCTACCGCCACCCGCATGGTGGTCTCGCGCGCCGAAGCGCGCTCGAGGACGTCACGCAGGTCCTTGTGGCGGTACTTGATGCCGCCCGCGAGGTCGGCGTGGCCGGGGCGCGCGGCCGTGAGGGCCTTCTTGCGCGGCTCGTTGCCGGGCTCGGGACTCATGATCTCGACCCAGTTGCGGTGGTCCTTGTTCTCCACCACCAGCGTCACCGGGGCTCCGGTGGTGCGGCCCGCGCGCACGCCGGACAGGATCTGGACACGGTCGGTTTCGATCACCATGCGGCGACCGCGCCCGTACCCGGTCTGGCGTTTCTCCAGCCAGGGGTCGATATCGGCCGCGGTCAGCTCGAGCTGCGAGGGCAGGCCCTCGAGGATGGCCGTCAGTTGCGGCCCGTGAGATTCACCGGCGGTCAGGAACTTCATGAGCCCCAGCTTATCACCCTGCCCTCCCGCAGCCGGGAAACCTCTACACAACGGCTCCCGCGCCCACGGCAAAAACCCCCTCCAAGCGAGGGGGTTTTGGTGTCAGCGGCTTGACTCGGCGCTGTTTACTCGAGGACGTTGGCGGTGATGACCAGCATCAGCTGGGTCTGTTCCTTGTTAATCGTCTCGTTCTTGAACAGGTTGCCGATCAGCGGGATCGAGGACAGGAACGGCACGCCCTTGCTGTTGACGGTGTCGCGGGTGGTGAGCAGGCCGCCGAGCAGCACGGTCTGACCTGACTTGAACGACAGGTTGGTCTGCGCCTCGCGGTTGGTCAGGTTGATGAAGCTGGGGTCGGTCTGGTCACCCAGGAAATCCTTGACCGAGGTCTCGACCCGCAAGCTGATGGTGCCGTCCGACGAGACCTGCGGGTTGAGCAGGTTCACGGTCACGCCGTAGTCGATTTCCTTCTCGATCTTCTGGTCGCCGGCACCGACCAGGTTGATCGAGAGCGTACCGCCCGATTTCAGCACGGCCGGCAGCGTCTGACCGCTCTGCAAGGTGATGGTGGAGTCGTCCACGCGTTTGGCAAAGCCCTGGGTCTCGAGCGCGTTCAGGGTCGCACCGATGTTGAAGCCGGTCGTGCTCTGGGTCGCGTCGAAGATGGCGGTGAGCTGGCCGCCCAAGATCTTGGTGACAAAGTTACCGATCCCGGCACTCCAGTCGACGCCCAGGGTGCGTACCGCCGTCTCGGAGACCTCCTGGATCCGCACCTGAACGTTGATCTGGGGCACGCGCTGGTCAAGCTGCGGGATCAGTTCGGCGATCTGGTTCACCTGGGTGGGGGTGCCGCGCACCACCAAGGTGTTGGTGCGGACGTCCGCGATGATCTGCAGGTTCGGTACGGGCGTGCTCGCGCTGCCGGTCGCGCCGCCACCCTGAGCCTGGGCCGTGCTGGCAGCCGGGGTGGCGGTATTGGCTGCGGGCGTGGGAGTCACGGCGGGGTCGGTGTTCTGCTGCGGGGTGGTCAGCTCCAGCTGCAAGGTGCCCTCGAGGACCTTCTTGACCTCGGCGGCCTTGGCGTTGGCCAGCTGGAAGACACGCTGCACGATGGCGGTCTGGGTATTTGCCACGTCCACCCGCGACAGCAGCGAGATGATCTCGTCGTGCTGGGCCGGGGTGGCGGTCACCGAGATAACCTGGGTTCCGCTGACCGGCGTGATGGTCACTCCGGGCAGTTCGGAGCGCAAAAAGCCCACCATGTTCTCGACCGGGTTGATCACCGTGTAAAAGCGGCGCTCGGTGTTGACCGTGTTCGCGGCGGTGCCGCCCCGGACTTTCTGGACCACGCTGGGCGGACCCACGATCACGATATCGTTGGGCAGCAGTTCGAAGTCGAGGTCGTTGAGGCGTACCAGCAGCGACCAGATGTCGCGGAACGGCTTGCCGGTGATGTCGTAGTTGATGGTCTTGTCCGGCACCGAGTCGGTGACGACCGTGAGACCCACGCTGCGGCCCAGGGCCTGCAAGATCGTGGGCAGGTTGCCGCTCGTTCCCATCTCGAGGGAAACCGTGCTGTTGTAGCGTGCATCCTGAGGAAGTTCAGGAGCAGCCAGAGCTCCCCCGAAACTGAGGGCAAGAGTAAGAAGAACGCGTTTGATCATGACTCACCGCCTGTCGAGGTTGAGCTCGAGGGTCTCGTCGCCGAGTTGCAGTATGGCCTGTTGGGCCGTGATGGACTTCACCACGATCTGGGTGCCGGGCAGGGTCTGTCCCAAGATGGCGATGCGGTAACCGCTGCTGGTCCGGAAGATCGCTGTATTGACCGGGCCAAGCACCACGGCCGAGTAGCTGAGCTGCTGATCGGTCACGTACTGCCTGAGCGCGGAGGGTGCCGGAGCGGCGGTTCCGGCGGGCAGCAGACCGCCGACGTCGGCCGAGGCCCCAGGGGCCGGGGTGGCCGCCGGGCCGCCGTCGGGCGCGGGCTCGCTCCCCGGGGCCGGCGTGGCATCCGGAACGGTGACGGCACCGACCGGTTCGTTCGCCGCGTCCGCCGTGCCGAGCGGCATCAGGCGGGGAGTGACCGGCAGGGTGCCGCGGCCCAGGGTCGCGGGCAGGTCAGAACTGACCTGCGACCGCGGCGGACGGACGTTGGGCAGCGGCGTGTTGAC
Coding sequences within:
- a CDS encoding carbonic anhydrase — protein: MSESPDFDASLMDAVRRGASMEEIAALRPLSIQTPEEAIVALKHGNARFFGGQSRRPELSANERRAQIISQSPFAAVIGCSDSRVPVEMVFDQGFGHLFIIRVAGQVITPDTLGSVEFAVEHLGVKLLVVMGHEGCGAVSAAMLPPEKLAEEPENLRTLIERIRPAVHGLPYIRDRKARMREAVTHNVRYQVSLLRRNALVQQAEEKGSIRVIGAYYEIGSGAVDFLTEPEDLAL
- a CDS encoding MFS transporter: MSVRPSRRPTWDRNYRLGVYNGWLVFVGDGFMNATVVLAAFAAKLGASNAIIGLLPAIQQGGWMLPQLIIAGIVRAHPYKLPVYRSAATIRALTYVWMVLSSALLIDHPGWLLASFIAGMIINAFASGVSGLPFLEVVSKVIPSERRASFFGTRNLWGGLLAFLAGLGVRQILASDLPFPYNYTLIFAIGTVAYTVGYAVFGRVTEPPDEPLPRASVLEELRLIPFTLRSDPAFRAFLGVRLLLAFATMAEPFYAVYALRVLEMPASMLGVFLMTLTGVAPLSNVIWTRVAQRHGSRRIIRYSAFFAALAPIIALALPPGARWSYLAVFVCSSVATQGFNLGHTNHLLNIAPTHARSRYIGVLNTLVGLALFAPVIGGLLADAAGYNVVFLLSSGLFCAAWFLAMKLRRDA
- a CDS encoding DUF2071 domain-containing protein, with product MRPLSPQAAALRPLQLYDHRPWPLPKAPWVMWMSWQDLLFLHWPVPPETLRPHLPGGLELDTFDGQAWLGAVPFRMADVRPRGIPPLPGLSYFPELNLRTYVRVPGETHGGKPGVWFFSLDAANPLAVRGARSSFHLPYFDARMQVLRQGAAVDYTSRRTHRRAPPAEFRARYRPSGPVYLAQPGSLEAWLTERYCLYSAQGERLWRGHIHHARWPLQPAEVTLEANTLAEGWGLHLPGAPALAHFARRIDMVAWTLERVR
- a CDS encoding thiol-disulfide oxidoreductase DCC family protein, producing MSGPSLQPGVILFDGVCNLCNGAVQFILLRDPQARFRFASLQSETGQRLRAAGQVPEDTDSFVLLEGGRTYLRSDAALCIARGLGGPWRLLYVLILLPRPLRDAVYCLIARNRYRIFGRREACLLPRPEWRSRFL
- the rpsI gene encoding 30S ribosomal protein S9, which translates into the protein MEQYYGTGRRKASVARVFLRPGEGRITVNGKDFQIYFRGILRAVYAMQAFRETGTLGRYDAIITVTGGGPGGQADAIKLGIARALIQANPDYRAALKPKGLLTRDAREVERKKFGLKKARRAPQFSKR
- the rplM gene encoding 50S ribosomal protein L13, which codes for MHKTYVPKETDARWVLIDAEGHTLGRLATQIATLIRGKHRPDFTPNVAMGDFVVVINADKVVLTGNKLDQKVYTRYTGYQGGLKTETARVALGKHPERVIEHAVFGMLPKGRLGRALHTRLKVYSGSQHPHVAQQPVKLEIK
- the aroQ gene encoding type II 3-dehydroquinate dehydratase; its protein translation is MILILNGPNLNMLGTREPQTYGSATLVDLEAQCEAWGAELGLAVSCRQSNFEGQLLEWIQEAEEHGFSGIVINPGALTHYSYALRDAIAGQRLPVVEVHISNVDARESFRHVSVTAGVCRGKISGLGFLGYRLAMEYLQDILGN
- a CDS encoding 3-dehydroquinate synthase; amino-acid sequence: MIKLRVELEPAYDVTLGYGLLDGLQLPVSRVALLYDAALPAEVVERAARHAEFRVALPPGEACKTLEVYSRTLSELARHALPRDGAVLSLGGGATSDLAGFVAASYLRGVRLYSVPTTLLAVVDASVGGKTGVNLPEGKNLVGAFHQASAVTADLDTLRSLPERTFREGVSEMFKHDLLDPRARLGRFWERSDVGSPEFLEAVARSVAVKAGVVARDPHEAGERAYLNLGHTLGHALEAASRHALTHGEAVAYGLHYAAILSYLEGGADLTERTAKFLAWMRPGPLPRASFEDLAVLMNRDKKADSRGVRFTLLRDVGEAYLARVSPERQRVAFERFVTDVRAILGAKPER
- a CDS encoding shikimate kinase, translating into MSSSPRQRRPVVTSLERPVRWVALAGFMGTGKSRIGWELSRRLALHFVDTDKVIERVTGLAIPQIFELYGEETFREYESEILRRVTRLDLVVVSLGGGSFVKRENQELLLARGPVVVLSASPETIYRRTRRSSRPLLKTEDPIGRIRTLLEARSSAYARGDIFVSTDGRDSAEVVEEIVEKLWEYADDQTES
- the aroC gene encoding chorismate synthase translates to MKFLTAGESHGPQLTAILEGLPSQLELTAADIDPWLEKRQTGYGRGRRMVIETDRVQILSGVRAGRTTGAPVTLVVENKDHRNWVEIMSPEPGNEPRKKALTAARPGHADLAGGIKYRHKDLRDVLERASARETTMRVAVGAVSLKLLKVLGIEGVNFVASLRDIECQVPFSWDLLEAVESSPVRCPDPQASARMVEIIDQAKKDGDTLGGVLEVRFRGLPIGLGSYVQWDRKLDGRIAQAVMSVQAVKGVEIGYGFQAARLPGSAVHDAIYRDERGYHRRTNGAGGLEGGMTDGEELVVRVALKPIATLMTPLPTVDVVTREPADAARERSDTTAVPAAGVIMQCVIAQVLAEAVLEKFGGDTVPELQERIEAYRQYALEY
- a CDS encoding type II secretion system protein GspD, coding for MIKRVLLTLALSFGGALAAPELPQDARYNSTVSLEMGTSGNLPTILQALGRSVGLTVVTDSVPDKTINYDITGKPFRDIWSLLVRLNDLDFELLPNDIVIVGPPSVVQKVRGGTAANTVNTERRFYTVINPVENMVGFLRSELPGVTITPVSGTQVISVTATPAQHDEIISLLSRVDVANTQTAIVQRVFQLANAKAAEVKKVLEGTLQLELTTPQQNTDPAVTPTPAANTATPAASTAQAQGGGATGSASTPVPNLQIIADVRTNTLVVRGTPTQVNQIAELIPQLDQRVPQINVQVRIQEVSETAVRTLGVDWSAGIGNFVTKILGGQLTAIFDATQSTTGFNIGATLNALETQGFAKRVDDSTITLQSGQTLPAVLKSGGTLSINLVGAGDQKIEKEIDYGVTVNLLNPQVSSDGTISLRVETSVKDFLGDQTDPSFINLTNREAQTNLSFKSGQTVLLGGLLTTRDTVNSKGVPFLSSIPLIGNLFKNETINKEQTQLMLVITANVLE